Proteins encoded together in one Qingshengfaniella alkalisoli window:
- the cysG gene encoding siroheme synthase CysG — MKTFPMFLKMADRRVVIAGGGEQAAQKARLILKTEARIVFLAPCLEAELQAIVNDGRAEHVSHPPGVDDFRDAALVFVATGDAAQDVELHNLAKAAGVVVNVVDRPELCDALTPSIVDRDPVVVAIGTEGTAPVLGRMIKTQIETMLEPRLGGLAALAGRMRDAVAAAIPDDQRRAFWRWVFQEAPRNLHKLGRERDAARSIKGALAKGRTRRDAGMISLVGAGPGSADLLTLRAVQRLQEADIIFYDRLVHPDVLELARRDAERVFVGKAVGACEWPQDRIDRVVIAAAREGKRVVRLKSGDPSIFGRAEEELRAADEAGLATEIVPGITAASAAAGALGHSLTERGVCDRLMLTTATLHDGSASEDWATMMRPGCMTAFYMGTRKADQIRSNLLASGVPADAPVHVVASASLPDEKQLHSTVGQFANDMARQDISNPAVILVQYPYEAAVAKAPMIAAE; from the coding sequence ATGAAGACGTTCCCGATGTTTCTGAAAATGGCCGACCGGCGCGTTGTGATCGCGGGCGGCGGCGAACAGGCGGCGCAAAAGGCCCGCCTGATCCTGAAAACGGAAGCACGGATCGTCTTTCTGGCCCCTTGCCTTGAGGCGGAATTGCAGGCCATCGTCAATGACGGTCGTGCGGAACACGTCAGCCATCCGCCTGGCGTCGACGATTTCCGGGATGCCGCGCTGGTTTTTGTCGCTACGGGCGACGCGGCGCAAGATGTCGAACTGCATAACCTCGCCAAGGCGGCCGGTGTCGTTGTGAACGTTGTCGACCGGCCGGAATTATGTGACGCGCTGACGCCTTCTATCGTTGATCGGGACCCCGTGGTTGTCGCCATCGGGACCGAGGGCACTGCGCCTGTCCTGGGACGGATGATCAAAACGCAGATCGAAACGATGCTGGAGCCGCGCCTCGGCGGTCTGGCAGCGCTGGCCGGACGCATGCGCGATGCCGTCGCCGCAGCAATTCCAGATGATCAGCGCCGCGCATTCTGGAGGTGGGTGTTCCAGGAAGCACCACGCAATCTGCACAAACTGGGCCGCGAACGTGACGCAGCACGCAGCATCAAGGGCGCTTTGGCAAAAGGCAGGACACGCCGCGACGCGGGAATGATCAGCCTGGTCGGCGCCGGTCCGGGCAGCGCCGACCTATTAACCCTGCGCGCTGTGCAACGACTGCAGGAAGCGGACATCATATTCTATGACCGGTTGGTGCATCCCGATGTGCTGGAACTGGCCCGCCGCGACGCAGAACGCGTCTTCGTCGGCAAGGCCGTGGGTGCCTGCGAGTGGCCACAGGACCGGATCGATCGCGTGGTCATAGCGGCGGCGCGGGAGGGCAAGCGCGTCGTGCGGCTGAAAAGCGGTGACCCGTCGATCTTCGGGCGTGCGGAAGAGGAACTTCGTGCCGCAGATGAGGCAGGCCTGGCAACCGAAATCGTCCCCGGCATCACAGCGGCGAGTGCCGCAGCAGGGGCGCTCGGTCACTCGCTGACCGAACGGGGCGTATGTGACCGTCTGATGCTGACGACGGCGACGTTGCACGATGGCAGCGCGTCAGAGGATTGGGCGACGATGATGCGGCCCGGCTGTATGACCGCCTTTTACATGGGCACGCGCAAGGCTGACCAGATTCGGTCCAACCTGCTGGCAAGCGGCGTTCCCGCCGATGCGCCAGTTCACGTGGTGGCCTCGGCCAGTCTGCCCGACGAGAAACAGCTGCACAGCACCGTCGGCCAATTCGCGAATGACATGGCGCGGCAGGACATTTCGAACCCGGCCGTGATACTTGTGCAATATCCTTACGAAGCGGCCGTTGCCAAAGCCCCGATGATCGCCGCAGAATGA
- a CDS encoding antibiotic biosynthesis monooxygenase family protein, with amino-acid sequence MKISSETALQTVITTFDVNPGTCEDLLDELRSAYDEFICDQPGFIAAGFHVNDAHTRIANYSQWRDREDFMNMLRSPEMRKRNRRINALCKSFEPVMYDLTDVYG; translated from the coding sequence ATGAAGATCAGTTCGGAAACAGCACTCCAGACCGTAATCACCACCTTCGATGTCAATCCGGGAACCTGCGAGGATTTACTGGACGAGTTGCGGTCGGCCTATGATGAATTCATCTGCGATCAGCCAGGGTTCATCGCGGCGGGGTTTCACGTCAATGATGCTCACACGCGCATCGCCAACTATAGCCAGTGGCGTGACCGGGAAGACTTCATGAACATGCTTCGGTCACCCGAGATGCGCAAGCGCAACCGCCGGATCAACGCGTTGTGCAAGAGCTTCGAGCCGGTGATGTACGATCTGACCGATGTCTATGGCTGA
- a CDS encoding DUF4864 domain-containing protein: MRHLFLALIFSALSVTALRAQSAEEAIPSVIQKQIDAFLTDDLAEAFSYASPGIKSIFETPERFGAMVLDGYPMVWRPDDVTFLELDDANRQRVLLQGQDGRLHLLEYDMIQTPDGWQIDGVRLLQPPRFGA; this comes from the coding sequence ATGAGACATCTTTTCCTTGCACTAATCTTTTCCGCGTTATCGGTGACCGCGTTGCGTGCGCAGTCGGCTGAGGAGGCGATCCCCTCGGTAATCCAGAAGCAGATCGACGCGTTCTTGACTGACGATTTGGCCGAAGCATTTTCCTACGCGTCGCCGGGCATCAAATCCATTTTCGAAACGCCCGAGAGATTTGGCGCGATGGTCCTTGATGGCTATCCGATGGTTTGGCGACCGGATGACGTCACCTTTCTGGAATTGGACGACGCTAACCGTCAGCGCGTGCTGCTTCAGGGTCAGGACGGACGGCTGCATCTGTTGGAATACGATATGATACAGACGCCGGATGGCTGGCAGATCGACGGTGTGCGCCTGCTTCAGCCGCCTCGGTTCGGTGCGTGA
- a CDS encoding HugZ family protein: MSKTDPIRPTDGEARELARSLLSGALFGALGVIDPDTGHPSVTRVAVLAERGQHPVTLISNLSAHTQALRVDPRCSLLLGEPGERGDPLTHPRISLTCNADFIDRASATHIAIRDTYLKVRPKATLYVDFPDFSFVRLTISGAALNGGFGKAFILTPADLGFHAPNRGG, from the coding sequence ATGAGCAAAACCGACCCGATCCGCCCCACCGATGGCGAGGCCCGTGAATTGGCGCGATCCTTGCTCTCGGGCGCTCTGTTCGGCGCGCTTGGCGTGATCGATCCGGACACTGGGCATCCCAGCGTGACGCGGGTGGCGGTTCTGGCTGAGCGCGGCCAACATCCAGTGACCCTGATCTCGAACCTGTCGGCACATACGCAGGCCTTACGGGTCGATCCACGCTGCTCGCTGCTGCTCGGTGAACCTGGAGAACGCGGTGACCCGCTTACCCATCCGCGCATCAGTTTGACTTGCAATGCGGATTTCATCGACCGCGCCAGCGCAACACATATCGCCATCCGCGACACCTACCTGAAGGTGCGGCCCAAGGCGACGCTCTATGTGGATTTTCCGGATTTTTCGTTTGTCCGACTCACCATCTCGGGTGCCGCACTGAATGGCGGCTTCGGGAAAGCGTTCATCCTGACGCCTGCGGATCTGGGGTTTCACGCACCGAACCGAGGCGGCTGA
- a CDS encoding lysine--tRNA ligase — MSDIRDAAMSSKAWPFEEARRVLKRYEKSPPEKGYVLFETGYGPSGLPHIGTFGEVLRTTMIRRAFEVISDIPTKLICFSDDLDGMRKVPGNVPNQDMLQEHLQMPLTSVPDPFEQFESFGDHNNAMLRRFLDTFGFDYEFYSATDFYKSGQFDEVLKRAVERYDDVMKVMLKSLREERRQTYSIFLPIHPETGRVLYVPMKHVDAENYTVTFDDEGGKEWTLPVTGGNVKLQWKPDFGARWAALGVDFEMYGKDHSTNTPIYDRICEILGGKKPEHFTYELFLDDKGQKISKSSGNGISIDEWLSYASTESLAYFMFQKPKTAKRMYFDVIPKAVDEYHQQLRAYADQDEKARLANPVYHIHGHNVPQSNMVVPFAMLLNLASVSGAESKETLWGFIQRYAPETNAESNPDMDAAAGFAVRYYNDFVKPAKVYRAPTDQERKALEDLKSRLEAWDGGLDAEDLQTMVFAVGKEHKFEPLRDWFKALYEVLLGASQGPRFGGFIALYGVQETIALIDNALAGKLAAA; from the coding sequence ATGTCCGATATCCGCGACGCAGCGATGAGTTCCAAAGCCTGGCCCTTCGAAGAAGCGCGCCGGGTGCTCAAACGCTATGAAAAGTCGCCACCGGAAAAGGGATATGTCCTGTTCGAAACGGGCTACGGCCCTTCCGGTCTGCCTCATATCGGCACCTTCGGCGAGGTGCTGCGCACGACCATGATCCGCCGCGCCTTCGAGGTCATCAGCGACATCCCCACGAAGCTGATCTGCTTTTCCGACGATCTGGATGGCATGCGCAAAGTGCCGGGCAACGTGCCCAATCAGGATATGCTGCAAGAGCATCTGCAAATGCCTTTGACTTCCGTGCCTGATCCGTTCGAGCAATTCGAAAGCTTCGGCGATCACAACAACGCCATGCTGCGTCGTTTCCTAGACACATTCGGGTTCGACTACGAATTCTATTCCGCGACTGACTTCTACAAATCTGGCCAGTTCGACGAGGTGCTCAAGCGCGCTGTCGAGCGCTACGATGATGTTATGAAGGTCATGCTGAAATCGCTGCGTGAGGAGCGTCGTCAGACGTATTCGATTTTCCTGCCTATCCATCCGGAAACGGGGCGCGTGCTCTATGTGCCGATGAAGCATGTGGATGCGGAAAACTACACCGTTACTTTCGACGATGAAGGCGGCAAGGAATGGACGCTTCCGGTTACAGGCGGGAACGTGAAGCTGCAGTGGAAGCCTGATTTCGGCGCGCGTTGGGCTGCGCTCGGCGTGGATTTCGAGATGTATGGCAAGGACCACTCGACCAACACGCCGATCTATGACCGCATCTGTGAAATTCTTGGCGGCAAGAAGCCCGAGCATTTCACCTATGAGTTGTTCCTCGACGATAAGGGTCAGAAGATTTCCAAGTCCTCGGGCAACGGTATCTCCATCGATGAATGGCTGAGCTACGCCTCGACGGAGTCGCTGGCCTACTTCATGTTCCAGAAGCCCAAAACGGCGAAGCGGATGTATTTCGACGTCATCCCTAAAGCCGTGGACGAGTACCACCAGCAGCTCCGGGCTTACGCCGATCAGGATGAAAAGGCGCGGTTGGCCAATCCGGTCTATCACATTCATGGCCACAATGTGCCCCAGTCGAACATGGTCGTGCCGTTCGCAATGCTGCTGAACCTTGCCTCCGTTTCGGGGGCCGAAAGCAAGGAAACGCTTTGGGGCTTCATTCAGCGTTATGCACCGGAAACGAACGCCGAGTCGAACCCGGACATGGACGCGGCCGCTGGCTTCGCAGTGCGCTACTACAATGACTTCGTGAAGCCCGCGAAGGTTTATCGCGCGCCCACCGATCAGGAACGGAAAGCGCTGGAGGACTTGAAATCCCGGCTTGAGGCTTGGGATGGCGGTCTCGACGCCGAAGATCTGCAGACGATGGTGTTCGCGGTCGGCAAGGAGCATAAATTCGAGCCGCTTCGTGACTGGTTCAAGGCGCTCTACGAGGTGTTGCTGGGTGCGTCGCAGGGGCCACGGTTTGGCGGGTTCATCGCCCTTTACGGTGTGCAGGAAACGATTGCGCTGATCGACAATGCTCTGGCGGGGAAACTCGCCGCCGCCTAA